From a single Candidatus Limnocylindrales bacterium genomic region:
- a CDS encoding extracellular solute-binding protein has product MLESTRHTIRLKRVFSSRVIWIFFLMGAFSVFSSQVQGAEDQIRVPILDKTLTRAELIEQIKKEGEVIVGNWTYTANDTLVDKFKEYVKKEYGVEVEIKYLGTQEPGTYLTNLYTAQKAGNPAPYDVLAIEENYYHEALSHDVVQPFLPSDLVPNLKNVLPSFVYAPNAVAFQATASPGIVYNKDKAGFLKDWKDLADPRLKGKLTLAKPGDITAAGFLIGLCWSLGGDYKKDEDMKKAIDFAVDKIGPNVVKYTTSSSEMQQLLRSEAVHAVMFWNSLARLEFLEGYESTAFLNAESGQAMANGFAWIPKNAPHPVLAQIFINFELSDERQVPPDSWKLEKGPWAEFHEGLLGPHYEGLLPDWIKPSYSSMYPSLEIVQKQYKPVDWNFVGTHMDSWMKYYEQRLQ; this is encoded by the coding sequence ATGTTAGAGTCTACACGCCATACTATCCGACTGAAACGCGTTTTTTCCTCCAGGGTCATCTGGATCTTTTTCTTGATGGGGGCCTTTTCAGTCTTCTCTTCACAGGTTCAGGGAGCCGAAGATCAGATTAGAGTTCCCATTCTGGATAAAACCCTGACCCGGGCGGAGCTCATTGAGCAAATAAAAAAAGAAGGGGAGGTAATTGTCGGGAATTGGACCTATACGGCCAATGACACGTTGGTGGATAAATTTAAAGAATATGTCAAGAAAGAATATGGGGTTGAGGTAGAGATCAAGTATCTGGGTACACAAGAACCGGGGACTTACCTGACGAACTTATATACTGCACAAAAGGCCGGAAATCCGGCTCCCTATGATGTACTGGCCATCGAGGAAAATTATTACCATGAAGCCTTGAGCCACGACGTGGTGCAGCCTTTTTTACCCTCTGATCTGGTTCCCAACCTGAAGAATGTCTTACCTTCATTCGTTTATGCACCCAATGCCGTGGCGTTTCAAGCAACTGCCTCCCCAGGTATCGTTTACAACAAAGACAAGGCAGGGTTTCTCAAGGACTGGAAAGATCTGGCAGATCCAAGGTTAAAGGGGAAGCTGACATTAGCCAAGCCGGGAGATATCACTGCGGCGGGTTTTCTAATCGGGCTCTGCTGGTCTCTGGGTGGGGATTATAAAAAGGATGAAGATATGAAAAAAGCTATTGACTTTGCGGTGGATAAAATCGGTCCTAATGTGGTGAAATACACTACTTCCAGCTCCGAGATGCAACAACTCCTACGGTCCGAAGCGGTCCATGCCGTTATGTTTTGGAACTCCCTGGCTCGCCTTGAATTTTTAGAGGGTTATGAATCCACAGCTTTTCTGAACGCGGAATCGGGACAGGCCATGGCTAATGGATTTGCCTGGATTCCCAAAAACGCCCCACACCCGGTGCTGGCTCAGATTTTTATCAACTTTGAACTGAGCGATGAACGGCAAGTTCCTCCTGATAGCTGGAAACTGGAGAAAGGTCCCTGGGCAGAATTTCACGAGGGGCTTTTAGGCCCTCACTATGAAGGACTTTTGCCGGACTGGATTAAACCCTCCTATTCTTCCATGTACCCTTCTCTGGAGATCGTGCAAAAGCAGTATAAGCCGGTGGATTGGAATTTTGTGGGTACCCATATGGATAGCTGGATGAAGTATTATGAACAAAGACTCCAATAA
- a CDS encoding ABC transporter ATP-binding protein, translating to MPTGAVLLTTAGFTRRKGSGMASVRLVNVTKRYGEIVAVDRVNLTVENGEFITLLGPSGCGKTTTLRMIAGLVEPSEGEIYFDDELMNAVPVNRRNVGFVFQSHALFPHMTVQENLAFGLKARGFPKQEIKKRIQEVLHLVEMVGFEKRKPHQLSGGQQQRISLARVLVGDPTVLLFDEPLSSLDFNLRNTLKFQIKELQRRTRKTAIYVTHDQSEAFAISDRIVVMDRGRIQQIGTQLDIYLRPQTPVVANFIGSHNCFRGILTEWEPESGLGVLDCEGLLLKVRMSEGYYPRATQDSTPHRVLAYLRPEEIEILDHPENEAYLNCFRGRIQQVIFEGSTLRVYVEVADRILQAEVSGKKRLSFFGKEGLNVYIGFSDLTLIREKE from the coding sequence GTGCCGACCGGGGCAGTTCTTCTAACTACGGCAGGATTTACGCGACGCAAAGGATCAGGAATGGCTTCTGTCAGGTTGGTTAATGTCACCAAAAGATATGGAGAAATTGTAGCTGTGGATCGAGTTAACCTGACCGTTGAAAACGGGGAATTTATAACCCTTCTAGGTCCGAGTGGGTGTGGGAAAACAACCACTCTCCGGATGATTGCGGGACTTGTGGAGCCTAGCGAAGGGGAAATCTATTTTGATGACGAACTGATGAATGCCGTACCGGTCAATCGGCGAAATGTTGGATTTGTTTTTCAAAGTCACGCTTTATTCCCCCATATGACCGTGCAAGAGAACCTTGCGTTCGGGTTGAAAGCGAGGGGATTTCCCAAGCAAGAAATCAAAAAGAGGATCCAGGAAGTCCTCCATCTGGTGGAGATGGTGGGATTTGAGAAGCGTAAGCCGCATCAACTGAGTGGTGGTCAACAACAGCGGATCTCATTGGCTCGGGTTCTCGTGGGAGATCCCACGGTGCTACTTTTCGACGAACCCTTGAGTTCCCTGGATTTCAATCTACGGAATACCCTGAAGTTTCAAATCAAAGAGCTGCAGCGGAGAACCCGAAAGACGGCCATTTATGTGACCCATGATCAATCCGAGGCTTTTGCTATCTCCGATCGGATTGTCGTCATGGATCGCGGCCGAATTCAGCAGATCGGAACCCAACTGGACATTTACCTGAGGCCCCAAACACCCGTTGTAGCCAACTTCATAGGCTCCCATAATTGCTTCCGGGGAATTTTAACAGAATGGGAACCGGAGAGCGGCTTGGGGGTCCTTGATTGCGAAGGCCTGCTCCTTAAAGTGAGGATGTCAGAAGGTTACTACCCTAGAGCAACGCAGGACTCTACACCCCATCGGGTTTTGGCCTACTTGCGTCCGGAAGAGATAGAGATCCTCGATCATCCCGAAAATGAAGCCTATCTAAATTGTTTCCGGGGCCGAATTCAACAGGTAATTTTCGAAGGTTCCACTCTCCGTGTCTATGTAGAGGTAGCCGATCGTATCCTGCAAGCCGAAGTAAGCGGAAAAAAGCGGTTGAGCTTCTTCGGCAAAGAAGGACTCAACGTTTATATCGGTTTCAGCGATCTAACCCTGATACGGGAGAAGGAATAA
- a CDS encoding ABC transporter permease subunit, with product MSLSGIPLDPQIKSEKEREGKGEIFYVSTPPPTHTPLPGPYLPKIQTFFLNELAYLYVLFCLLISVMPFGVTLWYSLLTRGKSPKLTLANYQYVFGSFLDSLLLSSRVSLVTLLFNFLIVIPAAYALVRCEFKGKKFVLTLLNVPLYSPAIILGIGLLLIYHFTYGLYNSFWGLCFGMMVGTFPLMLMPVMVALKDLDKVYEEAALCLGASPLYTFFKVTLPLIGPGISAGIILNFVIVWNEFLVTLFIAGPDYITAPLKVYNQILWFGYQNTTAALAATLQIISFLALMVYFKLFGSRFLKGRFF from the coding sequence ATGAGCCTTTCGGGGATCCCTTTAGATCCGCAGATAAAAAGCGAAAAGGAGAGGGAGGGAAAGGGAGAAATCTTTTACGTTTCCACACCTCCCCCCACCCATACTCCCCTACCTGGTCCTTATCTTCCAAAGATCCAGACCTTCTTTCTTAATGAACTGGCCTATCTTTATGTCCTATTTTGTCTCTTGATCTCTGTCATGCCCTTTGGAGTCACCCTCTGGTATTCTCTCTTGACACGGGGTAAATCTCCAAAATTAACCCTGGCAAATTATCAATATGTCTTTGGGAGTTTTCTCGATTCCCTTCTACTCAGCTCAAGGGTTAGCCTTGTAACCCTTCTTTTTAATTTCCTCATCGTCATTCCAGCCGCTTATGCCCTGGTACGTTGTGAGTTCAAAGGAAAGAAATTCGTTCTCACGCTACTGAATGTACCCCTTTACTCACCGGCTATTATTCTGGGGATCGGTCTGCTGCTCATCTATCACTTTACTTATGGCCTCTATAACTCTTTCTGGGGCCTCTGTTTTGGTATGATGGTGGGAACTTTTCCGCTCATGCTTATGCCGGTTATGGTCGCTCTAAAGGACCTGGATAAGGTTTACGAAGAGGCTGCCCTATGCCTGGGTGCCAGTCCGCTCTATACCTTCTTTAAAGTCACACTCCCTCTGATAGGCCCCGGCATTAGTGCCGGGATTATTTTGAATTTCGTCATTGTCTGGAACGAATTTCTAGTTACCTTATTTATCGCAGGTCCGGATTATATCACGGCACCTTTAAAAGTCTATAACCAGATCCTCTGGTTTGGGTACCAGAACACCACCGCAGCCCTGGCCGCCACCTTGCAGATCATTTCTTTTCTGGCTTTGATGGTCTACTTTAAATTGTTTGGATCTCGCTTTTTAAAGGGAAGGTTCTTTTAA
- a CDS encoding trypsin-like peptidase domain-containing protein has translation MYRYIIVSLLSGLISGILVFVGVTYYENLKSGQITKLLPTASEITREVPLEESRVSEVNSSFPDEDLSEKTVIKVYERVSPSVVNIAATTLELNFWMDIVPREGQGSGFIIDNKGHILTNNHVIEDARILEVTLANGKKVPAKLVGRDPGTDLAVIQIPPSPELRPVTLGDSRKLRVGQRAIAIGNPFGFNQTVTSGVISALNRQLRISENAEVRQVIQTDASINPGNSGGPLINSRGEVIGINTAIYSRSGGSQGIGFAIPIHTAKEIADQLITQGRVIRPWLGVASGLTIIPEIAEILKLPVQEGFMVAQIYRGSPADKAGIQGGNKAYLLGSRKIMVGGDIITEIAGEKIINSDDITQIIRQQRVGEIISVGIIRGGKSLTLNVKLEASPEGS, from the coding sequence ATGTACCGTTATATTATTGTCTCTCTGTTAAGCGGCCTCATAAGTGGTATCCTGGTCTTTGTGGGTGTGACCTATTATGAGAATTTAAAGTCCGGTCAAATAACAAAACTCTTACCGACGGCTTCAGAAATTACGAGGGAAGTTCCTCTGGAAGAGTCCAGGGTTTCCGAAGTAAATAGTTCTTTTCCCGATGAAGATCTGAGTGAAAAGACCGTGATTAAAGTATATGAGCGGGTTTCTCCCTCTGTGGTTAATATTGCAGCAACCACTCTAGAACTGAACTTTTGGATGGATATCGTACCTCGAGAAGGTCAGGGATCTGGATTTATTATCGATAACAAGGGGCATATCCTGACCAACAACCATGTAATCGAAGATGCCAGGATTTTAGAGGTAACCCTGGCGAATGGTAAAAAGGTTCCTGCCAAACTGGTAGGTCGGGATCCAGGAACCGATTTGGCGGTGATTCAAATCCCCCCCAGTCCCGAACTACGTCCTGTGACTTTAGGAGATTCCCGTAAACTTCGTGTCGGCCAAAGGGCCATTGCTATTGGAAATCCTTTTGGATTTAACCAAACGGTTACCTCCGGTGTGATCAGCGCCCTGAACCGACAACTCCGAATCAGTGAAAATGCAGAAGTCCGTCAGGTGATCCAGACCGATGCCTCCATTAATCCTGGGAACAGCGGTGGCCCTCTAATCAACTCCAGGGGAGAGGTCATCGGTATCAATACCGCCATTTATTCCAGATCCGGAGGGTCCCAGGGTATTGGTTTTGCCATTCCCATTCATACGGCTAAAGAAATTGCAGACCAGCTTATAACCCAGGGAAGGGTTATAAGACCCTGGTTGGGAGTGGCCAGTGGCCTGACTATTATTCCCGAAATTGCAGAAATTTTGAAGTTACCCGTTCAGGAAGGTTTTATGGTTGCTCAGATTTATCGGGGGAGTCCTGCCGATAAAGCCGGTATCCAGGGGGGAAATAAAGCTTACTTACTGGGGAGTCGTAAAATTATGGTGGGGGGCGATATTATTACCGAAATTGCCGGCGAGAAAATAATAAACTCCGATGATATTACTCAAATCATCCGCCAGCAACGGGTTGGTGAGATAATTTCTGTGGGCATCATCCGGGGCGGGAAGTCTCTGACCCTCAATGTCAAATTAGAGGCCAGTCCAGAGGGGAGCTAA
- a CDS encoding ABC transporter permease, protein MKSGTQRIKQRFVPFILLLPAVTLTVLFLILPLFYLVMMSFTEGSSFFFEQKFTLDNYRELFSRYRGVIRTTVFLALASAIVDLLLGYPFAYFLQSRFPYKDLARALIIFPLFGGLYLAFGLYYLFLPKGVLSPLLERLGINVLSLLYSESSVILGMAILTFPFMVANIMTALQNIDPILKEAALCLGASRFRIFCRITLPLTWSGMVAGFLMCFGWNLGAYEIPLFLGSQAEQQVVSIKMYQQALVMSNYGLSAALGMVVMALSFSVTYLSLRFSKGALT, encoded by the coding sequence ATGAAATCCGGCACCCAACGCATAAAACAAAGATTCGTTCCCTTTATCCTCTTACTTCCAGCGGTAACCCTGACCGTTCTATTCCTGATACTTCCTCTATTTTACCTGGTCATGATGAGTTTCACAGAGGGGTCCAGCTTTTTCTTTGAGCAAAAATTTACCCTGGATAATTACAGGGAACTGTTCAGTCGCTATCGAGGGGTCATCCGAACTACTGTGTTCCTGGCCTTGGCTTCTGCCATAGTTGATCTCCTCTTAGGTTATCCCTTTGCCTACTTCCTCCAGAGCCGCTTTCCCTATAAAGACCTGGCCCGGGCCTTGATAATCTTTCCCCTCTTTGGAGGGCTGTATCTGGCCTTTGGTTTATACTATTTGTTTTTACCTAAAGGGGTTCTTTCACCCCTTTTAGAAAGGCTAGGGATTAATGTGTTATCCCTCCTCTACTCAGAGAGTTCTGTTATTCTTGGCATGGCTATTTTAACTTTTCCGTTCATGGTTGCAAATATTATGACAGCCCTTCAGAACATCGATCCTATCTTAAAAGAAGCTGCTTTATGCTTGGGGGCCAGCCGGTTCAGAATTTTTTGCAGAATTACCCTTCCCTTGACATGGTCTGGTATGGTAGCCGGGTTTTTAATGTGCTTCGGTTGGAACCTGGGAGCCTATGAAATACCTCTATTCCTGGGCAGCCAGGCCGAACAGCAGGTGGTCTCTATTAAGATGTATCAACAGGCTCTGGTCATGTCCAATTATGGACTCTCTGCAGCACTGGGCATGGTTGTCATGGCCCTTTCCTTTTCGGTAACTTATCTCTCCCTGAGATTTTCCAAAGGAGCCTTGACATGA
- a CDS encoding long-chain-fatty-acid--CoA ligase produces MLLGDILRKNAKSEMYGNKVALIFRGESWTYQELNRQVNRLSRVLLQSGVQKGDRVAVLGRNSARYVMIYFALAKIGAIMVPVNFWYKGSEIQYTLTQSGSSVFIVHRNFSETVLPILPDLQSVRQVFYYQDPETQKSDGNPPMGPYLEELMELQSDEEPLVKVNENDPHIILYTSGTTGFPKGAVLSHKNHYLHALAWALKTGNVEEDRGLVLYPLFHTGGPDCILLPHFMVGATVIILDRPDPEDILEMVQKYRVTNIFCVPTVWRRLLAVPNLQNYDLSSVKRCLGSSDTFPPDLLNGILQHFHADVYVTYGLTEAGCILTFCRLTRQNQAKINSVGKPHPLVEVRIVNKEGKDVAVGEVGEIIARGPTIMQGYWNMPEKTAETLREGWLYSGDLGRYDEEGFIYIVGRSKDMIISGGEKIYPVEIEKLLRQHDKIKDVAVIGIPDREWGESVLAVVVPQEGAMLTKEEVIDYVRTRLAGYKKPKYVEFVETLPVTTATGKVQKAVLRERYKYLAEKG; encoded by the coding sequence ATGCTTCTCGGAGATATCCTGCGTAAGAATGCTAAATCGGAGATGTACGGAAACAAGGTGGCTCTGATTTTTCGTGGAGAAAGTTGGACTTATCAGGAGCTGAATCGCCAGGTAAACCGTCTATCGCGAGTTCTCCTTCAATCAGGGGTTCAGAAAGGGGACCGGGTAGCAGTTCTGGGAAGGAATTCAGCCCGATATGTGATGATCTATTTTGCCCTGGCAAAAATCGGGGCGATCATGGTGCCGGTTAACTTCTGGTACAAAGGAAGTGAAATTCAATATACCCTGACTCAGTCAGGGAGTTCGGTTTTTATTGTTCATAGGAATTTCTCTGAAACAGTCCTTCCTATCCTTCCTGACCTGCAAAGCGTCCGGCAGGTTTTTTACTATCAAGACCCGGAAACTCAGAAATCTGATGGAAATCCCCCTATGGGACCCTATTTGGAAGAACTTATGGAGTTACAATCAGATGAGGAACCCCTTGTGAAAGTCAATGAAAACGATCCGCATATTATTCTCTATACCAGTGGAACTACAGGATTTCCAAAAGGGGCTGTACTTTCCCATAAAAACCATTATCTCCACGCCCTGGCCTGGGCCCTTAAGACCGGAAACGTAGAGGAAGATCGAGGGTTGGTTCTCTATCCCTTGTTCCATACCGGGGGTCCGGATTGTATTCTATTACCCCATTTTATGGTAGGAGCTACCGTTATTATCCTGGACCGACCGGATCCCGAGGATATTCTGGAGATGGTCCAGAAATACCGGGTCACCAATATTTTTTGTGTTCCTACCGTCTGGCGGAGGTTGCTTGCAGTACCAAACTTGCAGAACTATGATTTGAGTTCCGTTAAACGCTGCCTGGGATCTTCTGATACTTTTCCTCCCGATCTCCTGAATGGAATCCTACAACATTTTCATGCAGACGTCTATGTAACCTATGGCCTGACCGAAGCGGGTTGTATTCTGACTTTCTGCCGGCTAACCCGGCAAAACCAGGCTAAGATCAACTCGGTGGGAAAGCCACATCCTCTGGTGGAAGTCCGTATCGTAAACAAGGAAGGAAAGGATGTAGCCGTGGGAGAAGTAGGAGAAATTATCGCCAGGGGTCCTACCATTATGCAAGGGTATTGGAACATGCCGGAAAAAACGGCTGAAACCCTCCGGGAAGGTTGGCTTTATAGCGGTGACCTGGGGCGATACGACGAGGAGGGATTTATCTATATTGTCGGGCGGTCAAAGGATATGATTATCAGTGGGGGAGAAAAGATTTATCCGGTCGAGATAGAAAAACTGCTACGACAACACGATAAAATCAAAGACGTAGCGGTAATCGGAATACCGGATAGGGAATGGGGTGAATCGGTCCTGGCCGTTGTAGTTCCTCAAGAAGGGGCTATGTTGACCAAAGAAGAGGTCATTGACTATGTAAGAACCCGTTTAGCCGGTTACAAAAAACCCAAATATGTAGAATTTGTTGAGACCTTACCGGTAACAACGGCTACAGGGAAGGTCCAAAAGGCTGTATTAAGGGAACGGTATAAATATCTGGCAGAGAAAGGTTAA
- the ftsH gene encoding ATP-dependent zinc metalloprotease FtsH, whose translation MNMKAKSSLWYILGALIFLFFFEYHLLTPNVQQISYSDFKSLIREGKLKSVVIGSDFIRGISKEDARTQNQGKMYVAVKVEDPKLIEDLEKAGVQYSGQYENPWIRDILSWVVPLVILIAIWGYFFRRMGNAGTGILSFGKSRAKIQSENKTGITFNDVAGLHEAKEELKEIVEFLKNPEKFQRLGGRIPKGVLLVGPPGTGKTLLAKAVAGEASVPFFNISGSDFVEMFVGVGAARVRDLFAQAQEKAPCIVFIDELDALGKARGISPIGGGHEEREQTLNQLLVEMDGFDSRKGVIIMAATNRPEILDPALLRPGRFDRHVVVDKPDRKEREAILKIHARNVKLAKDVDLSIIAARTPGFVGADLANIVNEAALLAARKDKDAVEMKDFEEAIDRAIGGLEKKQRVLGDQERKIVAYHEAGHALVAASVAHADPVHKISIVSRGIAALGWTLQLPTEDRYLMTKSELLDRMAVLLGGRAAEELVFREISTGAQNDLQKSTDIARSMVMEYGMSENLGLLTFEKDRRSPYLGVSGLGYGREYGDRVADEIDREVKRIVDETYQRVRDILQRKYEKLETLANALLEKETLEGEELKALLA comes from the coding sequence ATGAACATGAAAGCCAAATCTTCCCTCTGGTATATTCTGGGAGCTCTTATTTTTTTATTTTTCTTTGAATATCACCTGCTGACACCCAACGTTCAGCAGATATCCTATAGTGACTTTAAGAGCCTTATACGAGAGGGAAAACTTAAATCCGTAGTAATCGGTTCGGATTTTATACGAGGGATTTCCAAGGAAGATGCAAGGACACAGAACCAGGGGAAGATGTATGTTGCAGTTAAAGTCGAAGATCCTAAACTGATAGAAGATCTGGAAAAAGCCGGGGTCCAATATTCGGGTCAATATGAAAATCCCTGGATCCGAGATATTTTATCTTGGGTTGTTCCCTTAGTCATTTTAATAGCCATCTGGGGTTATTTTTTCAGGAGGATGGGAAACGCAGGGACCGGAATTCTTTCCTTTGGAAAAAGCCGGGCCAAGATTCAGAGTGAAAATAAGACCGGAATTACCTTCAATGATGTAGCCGGATTACATGAGGCCAAGGAAGAACTCAAAGAAATTGTAGAGTTTTTGAAAAATCCGGAGAAATTCCAGAGGCTGGGAGGGAGAATCCCGAAAGGAGTCTTACTGGTAGGTCCTCCTGGTACCGGAAAAACCTTATTAGCCAAGGCTGTAGCCGGGGAAGCCAGTGTTCCTTTCTTTAATATTAGCGGATCGGATTTTGTAGAGATGTTTGTAGGTGTAGGGGCCGCACGGGTTCGGGATCTTTTTGCACAGGCCCAGGAGAAAGCTCCCTGTATTGTTTTTATCGATGAGCTGGATGCCTTGGGTAAAGCCAGGGGGATTTCTCCCATTGGCGGGGGCCACGAAGAGCGGGAACAAACTCTCAATCAACTCCTTGTAGAAATGGACGGATTCGACTCCCGAAAGGGTGTTATTATCATGGCCGCCACCAACCGTCCGGAAATTTTAGACCCTGCTTTGTTGCGACCCGGGCGATTTGATCGTCATGTTGTGGTAGATAAACCGGATCGTAAGGAACGGGAAGCCATCTTAAAGATCCATGCAAGAAATGTCAAACTTGCTAAAGACGTAGATCTCAGCATTATTGCAGCCAGAACCCCGGGATTTGTCGGAGCCGACCTGGCCAATATTGTCAACGAAGCAGCTCTGTTAGCCGCCCGAAAGGATAAAGATGCCGTCGAAATGAAGGATTTTGAAGAAGCCATTGATCGGGCTATTGGAGGTCTGGAAAAAAAGCAACGGGTTTTAGGTGATCAGGAAAGAAAGATCGTCGCTTATCATGAAGCGGGTCATGCCTTAGTGGCCGCTTCCGTCGCCCATGCAGATCCGGTTCATAAAATCTCCATTGTCTCTCGGGGGATCGCAGCCCTGGGTTGGACCTTACAACTGCCTACGGAGGATCGGTACCTGATGACCAAGTCGGAACTTTTAGACAGAATGGCGGTCCTCCTGGGAGGGCGTGCCGCTGAGGAATTGGTATTTCGGGAAATCTCGACTGGAGCCCAAAACGACCTTCAAAAATCTACCGATATTGCTCGAAGCATGGTCATGGAATACGGCATGAGCGAAAACCTGGGTCTTCTGACCTTCGAGAAAGACCGAAGGTCTCCGTATCTGGGGGTGAGCGGACTCGGCTATGGGCGTGAATATGGAGATCGGGTAGCCGATGAAATCGACCGGGAAGTTAAACGGATCGTGGACGAAACTTATCAACGGGTCCGGGATATCCTCCAGAGAAAATACGAAAAATTGGAGACTCTGGCCAATGCACTTCTGGAAAAGGAAACTCTGGAAGGGGAGGAACTCAAGGCCTTATTAGCCTAA